The following proteins come from a genomic window of Ammospiza nelsoni isolate bAmmNel1 chromosome 6, bAmmNel1.pri, whole genome shotgun sequence:
- the LGALS3 gene encoding galectin-3, which yields MSDGFSLSDALANSNNPAPCAPPGQGWPSWGNQPAAPGAFPGYPGAPGAYPGAPAAYPGAPGTCPGGPGAYPAYPGAPGAYPGAPAGPGAYPGAPGAFPGAPPATGPYPAPGQPPSGPGFGPSAPHGGPTAPQGGPTAPQGGPTAPQGGPTPPMKVPFELPLQAGLVPRLLITITGTVNPNPNRFSLDFKRGNDVAFHFNPRFNEDNRKVIVCNSMFQNTWGKEERTAPRFPFEAGKPFKLQVLCETDHFKVAVNDAHLLQYNFRERRLNEVTKLCIGGDIALTSVVPTMI from the exons atgtcAGACGGTTTCTCT ctaTCTGATGCCTTGGCCAACAGCAACAACCCAGCCCCCTGTGCGcccccaggccagggctggccctcctgggggaaccagccagcagctcctggagccttCCCAGGGTATCCTGGAGCACCTGGAGCCTACCCTGGAGCACCTGCAGCCTACCCTGGAGCACCAGGAACCTGTCCTGGAGGACCTGGAGCATACCCTGCGTACCCTGGAGCACCTGGAGCTTATCCTGGAgcaccagcaggaccaggagcgtatccaggagcacctggagcattCCCTGGAGCTCCACCAGCAACAGGGCCGTATCCTGCCCCAGGACAACCACCCAGTGGCCCTGGATTTGGGCCTTCTGCTCCACACGGAGGACCAACAGCTCCACAGGGAGGACCAACAGCTCCTCAGGGGGGACCAACAGCTCCTCAGGGAGGACCAACCCCTCCCATG AAAGTGCCCTTtgagctgcccctgcaggcaGGACTCGTCCCTCGGCTGCTCATCACCATCACTGGGACTGTGAACCCCAACCCAAACAG GTTTTCACTGGATTTCAAGAGAGGGAATGACGTTGCCTTCCACTTCAACCCCCGCTTCAACGAAGACAACAGGAAAGTCATCGTGTGCAATTCCATGTTCCAGAATacctgggggaaggaggagaggacaGCTCCCAGGTTtccatttgaagctggaaaaccCTTCAAG ctgcaggtgctttGTGAGACGGATCACTTCAAGGTGGCCGTGAACGACGCGCACCTGCTGCAGTACAACTTCCGCGAGAGGCGGCTCAACGAGGTCACCAAGCTCTGCATCGGGGGGGACATCGCCCTCACCAGCGTGGTGCCCACCATGATCTGA